The DNA window GCACCTCTCATAGTATAAGCAGCTCATGATTCTGAGGCTGATTGATGGGTCTGAAGATGAATCTGAGCCAGGTTCTTCAGTTATCtgtttgtacagcaaaggaaacattaTCTGTACTGACTTGctgagagagagagtgtgtgtcaTTATCCAAGGTAGCACATATTTTTTTGTGACTATATATCCTGAAAGCTATGGGCAATTTAAGAGACTTTCACGGAAATGGActtaaatagtttttatattgtgtattgaTTAACTTTAGCACCTAACATCCAAGTAAGAGGTGACTCCACTGGTTAAATCAAATGTCCTCTACTAATACTTAATTCCTATTAGGAGCTCTTACAGTACTTGCTGTTTATACTGCTTATTTGGACATTTAGTCATACGCTGTCTTATGTTGTTATTTAATTACTGAATGTTCATATGTAAGTATGATCACCTCATCCATACTGTAAGTAATCACATCTTAAGATTTTATACCCCACAATGTATATAAGGCATAGTACCAAGGACAAAACAAGTGTTTAATTATTAAAAGGCCATTTTATCAATGTCACTTTCTCTATAATCAAACTCAGAgtgtaaaaaaaataactcaactAAATGTGTGAGTTGCATATTCTCTATTGTGCTTTCTAGGGTACACTTATAGCTACAAAACGACTGGTCGGAGGGCAAAAGTCCTTGTTTGacccaaaattatttattaaatattaaataattaactGTTACCATATTCAATTGAGAAGGCTTAGTATAAATTGTATTAACAAAAGATGTTGTCATCAGCATTTTTctagagagaaaattaaaaaaaaaaaaagtcatttgggAAAGAGGTCTTGCTTTATTAGTGGCCTGGGAGAGAACATCAAATTAAGCTAAGACCAAACCACTAcattagagaaaatggaaaacaacggAGCAAAATCTCTCAGGAGTTATCAACAAAATATAGATATATGAGGAGATTAATCAGGATTTGTTTAAGTTTAACTAAATTACAATGTATCATCTCTAATTTAacaacaacatttttaaagtaaaatgagcCTTTCAGTGCTTGTTCCTGGCTTACTAGTTCCTtaaatcctttcattttattaatataactcTGTCCACAAGGCAGCAGGGATCTCATGAAAACTGAGCAATTACTGAGTATCATGGGATTTTAAAGATAAGCAGTTTGGataatttaaactaaaaaaaaataattctcctttATCTCCTGGGTAGGTTTTGAGACTTGGGTTATTCAGATAATTTGGTGGACCTACACCTCATATTTTCAGAGtagacattttaaatgtgtttctaacactagaaaattatttcaaactgtttttaGCATGTTCAGTGATGAAgagacataaaattaaatatcatcTCAGTTAAAAAGtaagtttgcttttatttttactgtgttgGTCAGCTAGCTCCTTTTAACTCCTGGGTCAAAGTTTTTggacattaaaacaaataaattcacTGTTATTTTAAGCATAAATGATATGCTTAATAAGCCTCAGAGAACAGAGGTTACTCATTCTGGTTATGTTTTACTTCCTTGCAAACACATACTCATGTTCAATTGAACTTCCTCCAAGtgatttttaagtattaaagGTGAACACAGCTCTcctttttcaagaatattttggGCAAATGTTGTGAAACAAAATGCAAATCATTAAAAATCtgatgttaaattaaaaaaaaaaaagaaaagcactcatCAAGAAATTACCCAAAGTTTAAACTCAAGCTcacataaaaacaaactaaaattaaTTATGGGTAAGCATCTCATAatatttaacaagaaaaacaTTCAGAACACTCAACAACAGGTTCAAATTTCCTGACCTGCTTGACAACCTTCCCTTTCCACATCTTTCCTAGATTCCGAAAGgtcctgtttctctctctacAATAAACTGTCATTTATCTAGAATGCAACCAACCAGAATGTGAAAATAAACAGAGTGATGTTTTCTtatgttctcttttcatttaatttacaggtgtttattgaatgcctactacgTTCCTAACGCTGTGTTTCATTTACTGTGTGCATATGAAATATGTCACAAATGTTGCTTAGAATTGTGTAACTTCtttttcataaggaaaaaaataacaaggacCAAGCTTTCAGAAATGTAGCTCATAAAGCCACTACCAACACATCAAAAAGGTTATTCTGATTCCAACTCTAACTGCCTTGTTTATCTATAAACACAGTAAATACTCTGATGGTAAgagaaaaacagtataaaatctGGAAGTGCCAAAAAGAGGCAAATCTCTTCTGCATACTTTTACTTTCACATGTATtgtattatttgactttttaataaacTGTAACTAATAATTTATAtgttctattaataaaaataatctattctCCTACATAATAAGTAAGTGAGGATTAATAAATAAGAGGAGGAAGTCTCTTCTTATCCTACACAACACCCAGCATGGGATTTTGAAGGGTTGACAAATAGATGTGAGTGATTGTGATTGTGTCCATAATGCAAATCTTGTTATTTGCATTATTATTCCCACGTAGTTCTGTGGACATAAAGCTACGAGTTACAAtttgaagtttaattttatttctcaggcAATGAATTTCTAGTTTGCATGGAAATGTCTCTACAGATACAGGCAAGCTTGACTAGAAAGCTCTTCGTCACCCTATAAAGAAGAGCCTAATACTCTTCCATAGAAATTATACATGCAACCCTCTCTCCATCCTCGTAGTATATATCCTTGGggaaataaagtttcatttttgcCTTCCAAATTAATGTGTTTCTGTTCCTAATCCTCTACTAGACCACCAATAATTGTTTCACAATGAGGAATTCATTATATGCAAGATTctgattttagaaaaacagaatatGTACATGAGGTCAGCAAAATTTCTAGCTCCCCAGGGTTTCCTGTTTGAATGCCCTATTTTTGAGTATTCTgggaatttttaagaaaaaagatatcTTCCACAGTAGGCGCTGGCAAATGAAACCAAGGAATTAAAACTCCTTCTTCTTTCCAAGAGTACAAAGGAAATTAAgatacttttaaaacacaaaaccaccattttcatattttttccatattatgCACCTAATAACTATGATTGTAACTTCTATTCAAATACAACCCTTTTCATTGGTGATAATAACTTCAGCCtttattagttcatttttttattttttgacaaattACCTAGATGTTGGGACAACTTAACTAtctgaggaacaaaaagaaaattaaatttctacttCTCATGTTTCAAGATAAATTctaaatgaattatatatttaaatatttaaaacataaaattacaaaatgaaaatatatgtagatatttgaatatttttttcgcCTTTGCCAAGATTTTATTTTGAGTCATTTGAAAGACATTGAGTAAAGAAGGAGAGCCTAAGACTCAATAGATATAGATTCCAAATTCAAACTCATATTCTGTCCAACCCCCACCAATGGTCTCTGTCTTGCCAAAAAGTTGCTTTCTTTGGTCATTCCTATTTTCAGCTTCCTAGAGAAGAGATCTTTTCCCATAAGCCGTCttcattatttgtttgtttgttttttcttttcttgtagagTAGAGCTTTATTTCCAGGAAATAGCTTGTTTGTTGGAGATGGGTATTTGTAAAAAAAACCATCAAGGTAGATCTAATGTGTTCAACAAAGTGGGAGGGCTCAGCTAGAGGTGAAGTGAAAAGGTTCTCTAGTATTTCCTTATCATCTTGCTGCAACCAGTCATCCCCACGTGGAGATGGCATCCAGGAATAGAGTCCAGTACGGAGTTGTCCTGTCCTTGAATCGTAAATACTAATCATCGGTTCTCCTGTTATATCTCGAGCAGCACGCAGCTCCTGCCCTGGACTGCGATCCTGGAAGGAGGTTCTGTAAATCTCGGCAGTTTTCATGTGGATAGCAACGCCATAAATTATTGGaaagtggttttcatttttttcctggtcaTTTAATTCTGTCACACATAATGTCACTAAGTGAATGTCACCTTTTTGACTGTCGAATTCGCTAAGAAGTTGATGAGTAAGTTTTTGTGACAACCGCCTATTACCACTGAAGCCGCCGACGAGGTACACTTCCAGCCTTCCACAGTGAGTGTGGTCAGAAAAGGATTTTATGGAGTTCGTGATCAAGGGGACCTCAGCTTTGGTGTTGGTTCCATCACAATGTGTCAAGCAGGTAGCCCCATTACTTGTGTGCCTCAGGATCACAATGTGACATGTGTAGCATCATCAGAACTTGGAATGGAGATGGAGCCTCCAGAAGCAGGTGGGCTTGGAGGAGGTCCCCCGTGGACTGTCGCAGCCACACTCACCGCCCCTGGACCACCACTGAAATTACCGAGGGAGCCGCCCAGGAGAGCCCTGGATGCGGAATCCCCACTTGCTGGATGCTCATGTCCCCCTGAATATTCTTGAAGTGAAGCAGGATGTCCTAAGtttaataccaaaaacaaaactatacaaGGAAATGTTGATAGATTTGACtacatcaaaaatttaaatttctagatGTATAATTCCAGACATGTGGTGTAAACCAAATAATATTTCTGCACAGGATACCTGAAAATTctgaacaaaacattttaaaaaaccttttagcAGCATAGTGTAGATggcaagaaaataagaaaattcttcCAACACAAAAATAACGTAAAAGATAGACTCCAGAAAGATAATCAAGTACTAAAATGCACAGTTGCCTGGGCGCATATTGGTTATAGTTGCTGATTTCTGGCAGTTTAGAGATTTCAATTTTAATGAGAAACAGGAGACAGGATCAATTTAAAGCAGAAATTAAGATGCTTCCACAAAACTGATGTTATGAGAGGAGACATTCTAAGTGGAAAAGGCaaactgcaaaaacaaacaaacaaacaaaacaaaacaaaaatctttcctCCTGCCCCACAGAGGGTGGTACTCTGGATTATGGAgtctgaataaaagaaaaaaga is part of the Rhinolophus ferrumequinum isolate MPI-CBG mRhiFer1 chromosome 13, mRhiFer1_v1.p, whole genome shotgun sequence genome and encodes:
- the LOC117032797 gene encoding LOW QUALITY PROTEIN: protein N-terminal asparagine amidohydrolase-like (The sequence of the model RefSeq protein was modified relative to this genomic sequence to represent the inferred CDS: inserted 1 base in 1 codon; deleted 2 bases in 1 codon), whose translation is MGHPASLQEYSGGHEHPASGDSASRALLGGSLGNFSGGPGAVSVAATVHGGPPPSPPASGGSISIPSSDDAXTCHIVILRHTSNGATCLTHCDGTNTKAEVPLITNSIKSFSDHTHCGRLEVYLVGGFSGNRRLSQKLTHQLLSEFDSQKGDIHLVTLCVTELNDQEKNENHFPIIYGVAIHMKTAEIYRTSFQDRSPGQELRAARDITGEPMISIYDSRTGQLRTGLYSWMPSPRGDDWLQQDDKEILENLFTSPLAEPSHFVEHIRSTLMFFYKYPSPTNKLFPGNKALLYKKRKNKQTNNEDGLWEKISSLGS